CCAAAAGAAAATGCGTAACAAAAAACGTGGTGGCAAAGACGGTAAACGTCGCGGTGAAGGCCGTAAGCAAGGTGGCAAGAAAGGCGCCAAGCAAAATGGTAAGCAAGGGAGTGAGTCATGATCGCTTGGTTTGCCAGAAATGGCGTAGCCGCGAATCTATTGATGGTTTCCATCTTAATTTCCGGCTTACTGATTTTAAACACCAAAATTCCACTAGAAGTTTTTCCAACGCTTGAAGCGCGTACTATTTCTGTATCGGTAAGTTTGCGTGGTGCAACGCCAGAAGATACAGAAAAAGGCATCGCAATCTTAGTTGAAGAAGCGGTACAAGATCTCGAAGGCATTAAGCAATTGCGCAGTCGTTCAACTGAAGGCAGCGCCAGCATTTCTATTGAATTGGACAATGGCGCCGATGCGCAAAAACTACTTAATGATGTAAAAAGCCGTGTCGATGCTATTAACAACTTCCCTGGCAGCGCCGAAAAACCTGTGGTTCGCTTGGCACAGCGTACACAAGAAGTAATCAGTGTTGTGGTTGCTGGCGTGCAATCTGAAAAGGAAATTCGCCAGTTAGCTGAAACAGTGCGCGATGATATTCTGCGTATCGATGGTGTTACTCAAGTGCAGTTAGACTCTGTGCGCCCTTATGAAATCACTATCGAAGTGAATCAAGACATTCTTCGTCAGTACAATATTTCCCTCAATCAAATCTCACAAGCCATCAACAACAGCTCACGTGATTTGTCATCGGGTAATATTAAAACATCCGGTGGTGATGTACTCATTCGTTCATCAGGCCAAGCGTATCGTCAAGATGAATACGAGAACATCGTTATCTTGACCCAAAACGACGGCAGTCTTATTCGCTTAAAAGACATTGCTAAAGTTAAAGATGGTTTCGAAGACAGTGATTTCTCATCACGCTTTAACGGTAAAAACGCCGCCTTTATCGAGGTGTATCGCATAGGCGATCAAAGTGCGATTGAAATCGCCGACAAAGTTAAAGCTTATTTAGAAGTTAAAACGCCAACTATGCCGCAAGGCACTGAATTAACCTACTGGCGCGACCGCTCGGTGATTGTTAAAAACCGCTTAGCAACGCTTACTGGTAACGCGATTCAAGGTGGTATTTTAGTACTTGCGCTACTGACGTTATTCCTACGTCCTGCTATCGCTTTCTGGGTATTTATCGGTATTCCAGTGAGCTTTATGGGGGCGTTTTTCCTAATGCCGTTAATGGGCGTTACCCTCAATATCTTTAGTTTATTCGCCTTTATTCTGGTGCTGGGTATCGTGGTAGATGATGCGATAGTGACGGGGGAGAATATCTACGCCCATATGCGCAACAGCGACAATGGTTTACAGGCGGCCATCAAAGGCACGCAAGAGGTAACTGTTCCGGTAACCTTCGGTATTCTAACCACAGTCGCCGCATTTATGCCGCTGGCCTTTATTGAAGGACGCCGTGGTGATCTGTTCGCGCAAATTCCAATTGTTGTAATCCCTATTTTACTGTTCTCACTGATTGAATCGAAATTAGTCTTACCATCGCATCTTAAGCATTTACGCCTACGCAAAGACAAAAAAGAGCCAAATGGGTTTAGTAAATTCCAACAAAAATTTGCCGATGGTTTCGAAAACGCCATCATCAAATACTATCGCCCTGTACTCGACATTACGCTGCGCAACAAAGCCACGACCTTGCTTAGCTTTATTGGCGTGCTTGCGGTAGTAATTAGCTTAGTAATGAGCGGTTGGACGCGCTTCACCTTCTTCCCTCGCGTTGAAAGTGAAACGGCAACAGCATCGTTAACCATGCCTGCTGGAACGCCATTTGAAGTAACAGATCACTACATTACTAAAATGACAGACGCTGCTTTTGCCCTTAAAAAGAAATATTACGAGCAAGAAGGTGTCGATTTAATTTTGGATATCAATGCCACTATCGGTAGTAGCGGTCGTAGCCAAGGCTCACATCTTGGTCGTGTAAGATTCCAAACAGTGCCGCCTGAGCAGCGCGATCTCAAGATTGGGTCAAGTCAACTCGTGCGTGAATGGCGCGCGCTTATCGGTGAAGTGCCGGGTGCACAAAGTCTCACCTATCGCGCTGAGATTGGCCGTACCTCAGATCCTATCGACATTCAATTTGCCGGTAACGACTTTAAAACCTTGGGTGAAATCTCGGAAAAAGTTAAAGAGAAGCTAGCAGAATACCCTGCACTATTTGATATTTCAGATTCCTTATCAGATGGTAAAGAAGAGCTGCAAATTGAGCTTAACGAGCAAGCCTATGCTCTCGGTTTAACCCGTAGTGAAGTGCTAAGCCAAATTCGCGCCGCTTACTTTGGTATTCAAGTACAACGTATTCAACGTGGACGCGATGATGTGCGTGTCATGCTTAAATTGCCAAAAGCTGAGCGCCGCTCTATCGCAGGTCTTGAAGACTTACGTATTCTGACACCAACCAAGCAAAGCGTGCCATTGTCGCAAATCGCCAGCTTATCACCGGGCAATTCACCAACGGCGATTAACCGTATCGATCGCTTCCGCACCATGACGGTTAATGCCGACGCAGTGAAATCAGAAGCCAATATGACACTGATCAACCAAGAGTTACGTGAATTTATCGACGAGTTACTCGTGCAATACCCTGGTGTTAGCTACGAGTTAGAAGGCGAAGCCCGTGAACAACGTGAATCTTTCGGTTCAATGTTCATCGGTCTATTGGTAATGTTATTTGTGATTTATGGCCTACTGGCTATCCCTTTCCAGTCATACTTGCAGCCAGTTATCGTCATGTCGGTGATCCCATTTGGCGTTATTGGCGCCATCGGTGGTCACTGGTTAATGGGCATGGACTTAACTATTTTGAGTTTAATGGGAATGATGGCGTTGGTAGGTGTTGTAATTAACGACTCGTTAGTATTGGTGGATTATATTAATCAGCGCTATCGCAACGGCCCTATGAGCTTGATGGATGCTGTATTAACCGCTGGTGTCGCGCGTTTTAGACCGGTAATGCTAACCTCGCTAACGACATTCATTGGCTTGATGCCACTACTATTTGAGAAATCGACACAGGCGCAATTCTTGATCCCAATGGCAGTATCACTGGCATTCGGTATTATCTTTGCGACCTTTATTACGCTCATCTTAGTGCCAATCAACTACGTGTTAGTTGAGAAAACACGCCTCGCCTACACGCGGTTTGTTAGGGCCTGATGATCTTTCGAGGATGAATTTTGTGCAATTGACAAGGCTGTTTCGCAAGGCATGAGGAGCGACGCCTAGTTTACCTAGGCGAGCGACGAGAAACGCGGCGAAAATGTCTTGTCATTGCATCCAAAGGACAGCGTTTGTTCGTGATTTCTACTGCGTTATCGCCTGCTAGCTTAGCCCACTAAGCGTCGCAGGCTCTGCCTTGTATAAAACCCGAACAATTCGCTGCAAAAACCTTCTCCAAAGACCAACAGGCCCTATTAGCTGATGAAACAAAAAGAGCATTGTCATTAAAACGTAACATAATAACATTATGCTACGCAGCAATGAGAACGCTCTCTCTAATGACTGTTAACAGTTAATTGTGGCTACCCAATTGGGTAGCCTTTTTTTTTTGCCTGAGCTTTTTAGTTTTTTAAACCTGCTTAAACGTTATATTTTCAAGCTCATCTTTAGATAATATCGAACGTAAATATTGCTCGATTTCGTTACCACTGCCATCGACGAAAAAGTCATAGCCATTGCCGTTACCATCAACAATCACCGACAAATAATCTTCGCGAATGCTAAATACAGATAAGCGCGCCACTTCAAGTTCTACGCCCTGCTCTAATTTATAGCCGCCTTGCGGTTTACTTTTAAATACAACCTTATCGCCCTCCCTGCTAATTAAGACTGGTAGAGCAAAATCTCCTGCACTTAGTTTGGCGTAATGACGTGCCCAATAGAACGAAGACAACGATATAACCAACATGCTGGCAATTCCTAATAATTGCCCGTCGTCCATGAAGAAATTGTAAGTACGTACTACTGCAACAATCCCTGTTAACGTGCCAAGGGCAATTAATGCATTTTGTCTTAATTTTCTTTTATTACTCAAAACGATATTCCTATTATCTAAATCCAGCTATGTACTTTATGGACAAAAGTTACAAGAGGCAATTAACATTTATCAGATGGGTGAAATTTAAACGCTGCACACCCGTTCTAATTCAACACTGTCTCACAAAAAACAATAACAATTATGACAATCTCTCGCTGGCTGTTTTTATCATTCTCACTGCTATTAGTGGGATGTGGTGGTTCCTCAAGCTCTCAAACCACCACGCCAACACCAGAGCCAACACCGCCTGTATCGCCTGTCGTCGCGCCGCAAATAACTAATGCCGTTAGTGATAAACAAACAACGGGGCGTTATCAGAAAATAGAATGGCAGCTTGATATTAACGCCAGCTATGACAACCCCTTTGATCAACGCCAAGTTTCTGTCAATGCTCGCTTTACCTCACCCGATAGTAAAACCCATGACATCAAAGGATATTGGGATATTAGACGCGGATGGATAGTGCGCTTTGCGCCGAATCAGATTGGCAGCTGGCGAGTCAATTTCTCCGTTACTACACCTAATCAACAAAGCGCTGAAGTAAATCAGCAGTTTAATGTCACAGCATCAAACGAAAAAGGCATTATCCAAATTGCTAACCAGATAGATGCTACGTATTCACCCCGCTATTTCATGCATCAAGACGGCAGCGAATTCTACGGCATTGGCCACAGCGACGCCTTTTCAATCTTTAGAAACTCAGATACCGCCGACAGATTATTTGCTCGTATGAAAACCGCCAATGAAAACTATTTTATGTGGTGGCCGTTCTTCTATTTTTCGATGGTTGAAACCAATTACAACAACTTTAATTTGCAAAATACTGAGATGATTGACGAGGTCATTGAAAAAACCGAACAAGCAGGACTGACTTTAGTTTTTACCCTATGGGATCACTCACAGCTGAGAGATAACAATCATCCGTGGAGTGATGGCCGCTGGCATCGCAACAATGGATTTAATCTGCTCACCAGCGCCAATGAATTCTTTACCGATGAAGAAGCGTGGCAATGGCAACAAAACTTGTACCGCTACATTATCGCCCGCTGGGGCCATAGCTCAGCCATCGCCATGTGGCAAACGGTGAGTGAAATAGACGGCACCAATGCCTTTGAAAACAGCAATACGTGGCATCAGAAAATTAACGACTATTTCAAAGAAAACGATCCCTATCGCCATCCAATTACCGCTAGCATGGCAGGCGATAAAACATGGCCGGAAGGCCATGCAGTGATGGACGTGCCGCAAGTTCATATCTACCGCGATTTACTCACCGACAAAAACGACGCCCGCTCACCCGCAAAAGTCATCGAAAGCGCGTCAATCATCGCAGATTACACATCAAATATGTGGCAAGCACAGGCAAAACCAAATTGGATTGGCGAATTTGGAGTGATTAACCATCCAGTCAATCAAGATGAAGACTATTACCCCGAAGTATTTCACAACGCCTTGTGGTCAGCCTTAGCCTCAGGCGCAGCCATGACGCCAGCAGAATGGAATGACTTTTCCGACTGGGCACAAGTTACCGCTGAAATGACAACAACCTTGCAGCACTTTTCGACTTTTGTTGATCGGTTATCACTGGCCAAATGGAATCCGTCCCCACTTAACATCACCTCACCCAATGGCATCAAGGCATGGGGAATCGCCAGTGAGCAAGGCGGAATGATTTGGCTGCAAGATACAACACTGCAAGGTGAAAGTATTTCTAATATTCGATTACAACGCCAACCTACAGCGCCATTAACAATTGAACTCAACAATATGCCTGCGGGGGATTATCAGATCACGCCGTATAACACGCAACAAGGTGAGTTTCTCGCGCCAATATCGGTGACATGCCAAAACAGCATACCGTGTTTGATTACTGTGCCAGAGTTTTTGGGGGATTTGGGGTTATTGGTTACGAGATAAAGCAGTGTCATAAAGATGTGGCTTTAAAAGATCATTTCTGAGCCTAGGCAGTAAAATTATGGATATTAAATATCTATAACAGAATTTAATTTACTCTTTCTGTGGAAATAAAAAACCATTGCTTGATGTACTAATATAAAGACGCCTTGATAGTTGGTTGTGTGAATTAGTAATGAAGCCCATTAGTCCATGATCATAAGAATATAGAAATTCATTACTTAGACTGCTCGAAAGAGAATCTTTTTGTGTACTTTCAATAACAAAAACTTCTATATCAACTCCTAGAATCTTCAAAAAGGTCTTTTCCTTAGTTTTGTATCTGATATCTTCTTTTTCCCAAACTGCATTGATTTTGGGTGGGATCTTAGGAATAGCGAACTGAAGGGCTTCAGCTCTAAAACAAAAAATAAGTTCTGTACTACAAACCTCAATACTTTCAACAACATCATAAGATTCGATGCCCCAGCCGTAACGAAACTTCTTTAATTTGATGATATCTTTAGAGCCATTCACTACTGAATTCTCTATATTAATATAACTATATGAATCAGTGGTTTTAATTTCGCTAGATAAAGTCACTTGTGTAAAAAATAGTATTCCAAGAGCAATAAGTACTTTCAAAATTGTCAGATCCTTTTGGAGCGCTTTGTAAGCATAAAGCACAAATATCTCATTGATTCAATTCAAGTACAAACAATCCCAATACAATTCAGTAAATAAAGAGAGAAAGACTCTGCTTAGTTTATAAATAGAAAAGATGTGAATTTAGAAACTATCAAATCCTAGTCCGCGCCTAGAAGAATTCGTATTGACTCAATATCTAAAAACACACAACAAATTTGCACTTTCAGAATCTTCTAATAGGCTTAAATAAGAACAAATTATTAGTGTGTGTTTGATACTAGGTATCAAGTTGGTCAAATGCGGAGGTGGAATATGTACACCAAAGCTAAGGGATATACGCTTATTGAACTCATCATTGTCATTATTGTATTAGCAATAATTGCAGTATCGGCCTACTCACGCTATGTCGATATTACAACCGAAGCGCGAATTGCGACAAATCAGGGTATAGCGCAGAGCTTTGATTCTGCAGTGTCATCTGCCAACATTCGCTGGCGCATAGAAGGCTCTCCGGGACGTATCCAAAACCTTGGTGTATTTGGTGAAGAGGTTCTAGATTTCAACAGCTCTGGCTGGCCTATCGGCGTTAATAAAGGCTCTCGCAACGATAATATTGGACGCGGAACATTGGGATGTACTTCGGTTTGGAACTACATCATGAATGACTCACCGCTGTCATCAGAATCAGCAGACACCGATTATCAATCATATCGACATAGTGGTAATTCCCAATGTTCCTACATTCTACGTACCAATGGCGACACCGCGGGACGTACCGCTGCAGAATTAGGCATTCGATATAATTCCACCGACGGCAGTGTTACTGCTTGTGGGCAGTTAGTTGGGTCAAATTGCTAGAGACTAGCGAAATCAAAGACAACACAGATGATAGGCACAAAGAGCCTAATGAGTAAAAGGCATCCTATAACAATTATTGCTGGTGTAGATGAGTTATTTTACACGTTAGCCTAATGCACTAATTATGAAACTTATGCTTTAATTCCTCATACTCAACATGACTAAACAAGAAAATCTCTATGGAATACTTCGGCGTCATTAACTACGTTACTTATGTCATCGGCGCGATACTTATCGTATTATTACCCGGTCCTAATTCGCTTTATGTCTTGTCACTCGCCGCACAGCATGGGCAGAAGGTAAGTTGGTCAGCGGTTGCTGGTGTCTTTTTAGGTGATTCATTACTCATGTTAGCAACGGCGCTGGGAGCCGTGACATTATTAACCACCTATCCTGCCCTATTTATGATTATCAAATATGCCGGCGCAGCCTATCTTGTTTATATCGGCTATAACCTATTAA
This DNA window, taken from Psychrobium sp. MM17-31, encodes the following:
- a CDS encoding DUF5060 domain-containing protein, whose translation is MTISRWLFLSFSLLLVGCGGSSSSQTTTPTPEPTPPVSPVVAPQITNAVSDKQTTGRYQKIEWQLDINASYDNPFDQRQVSVNARFTSPDSKTHDIKGYWDIRRGWIVRFAPNQIGSWRVNFSVTTPNQQSAEVNQQFNVTASNEKGIIQIANQIDATYSPRYFMHQDGSEFYGIGHSDAFSIFRNSDTADRLFARMKTANENYFMWWPFFYFSMVETNYNNFNLQNTEMIDEVIEKTEQAGLTLVFTLWDHSQLRDNNHPWSDGRWHRNNGFNLLTSANEFFTDEEAWQWQQNLYRYIIARWGHSSAIAMWQTVSEIDGTNAFENSNTWHQKINDYFKENDPYRHPITASMAGDKTWPEGHAVMDVPQVHIYRDLLTDKNDARSPAKVIESASIIADYTSNMWQAQAKPNWIGEFGVINHPVNQDEDYYPEVFHNALWSALASGAAMTPAEWNDFSDWAQVTAEMTTTLQHFSTFVDRLSLAKWNPSPLNITSPNGIKAWGIASEQGGMIWLQDTTLQGESISNIRLQRQPTAPLTIELNNMPAGDYQITPYNTQQGEFLAPISVTCQNSIPCLITVPEFLGDLGLLVTR
- a CDS encoding efflux RND transporter permease subunit, whose product is MIAWFARNGVAANLLMVSILISGLLILNTKIPLEVFPTLEARTISVSVSLRGATPEDTEKGIAILVEEAVQDLEGIKQLRSRSTEGSASISIELDNGADAQKLLNDVKSRVDAINNFPGSAEKPVVRLAQRTQEVISVVVAGVQSEKEIRQLAETVRDDILRIDGVTQVQLDSVRPYEITIEVNQDILRQYNISLNQISQAINNSSRDLSSGNIKTSGGDVLIRSSGQAYRQDEYENIVILTQNDGSLIRLKDIAKVKDGFEDSDFSSRFNGKNAAFIEVYRIGDQSAIEIADKVKAYLEVKTPTMPQGTELTYWRDRSVIVKNRLATLTGNAIQGGILVLALLTLFLRPAIAFWVFIGIPVSFMGAFFLMPLMGVTLNIFSLFAFILVLGIVVDDAIVTGENIYAHMRNSDNGLQAAIKGTQEVTVPVTFGILTTVAAFMPLAFIEGRRGDLFAQIPIVVIPILLFSLIESKLVLPSHLKHLRLRKDKKEPNGFSKFQQKFADGFENAIIKYYRPVLDITLRNKATTLLSFIGVLAVVISLVMSGWTRFTFFPRVESETATASLTMPAGTPFEVTDHYITKMTDAAFALKKKYYEQEGVDLILDINATIGSSGRSQGSHLGRVRFQTVPPEQRDLKIGSSQLVREWRALIGEVPGAQSLTYRAEIGRTSDPIDIQFAGNDFKTLGEISEKVKEKLAEYPALFDISDSLSDGKEELQIELNEQAYALGLTRSEVLSQIRAAYFGIQVQRIQRGRDDVRVMLKLPKAERRSIAGLEDLRILTPTKQSVPLSQIASLSPGNSPTAINRIDRFRTMTVNADAVKSEANMTLINQELREFIDELLVQYPGVSYELEGEAREQRESFGSMFIGLLVMLFVIYGLLAIPFQSYLQPVIVMSVIPFGVIGAIGGHWLMGMDLTILSLMGMMALVGVVINDSLVLVDYINQRYRNGPMSLMDAVLTAGVARFRPVMLTSLTTFIGLMPLLFEKSTQAQFLIPMAVSLAFGIIFATFITLILVPINYVLVEKTRLAYTRFVRA
- a CDS encoding prepilin-type N-terminal cleavage/methylation domain-containing protein, which codes for MYTKAKGYTLIELIIVIIVLAIIAVSAYSRYVDITTEARIATNQGIAQSFDSAVSSANIRWRIEGSPGRIQNLGVFGEEVLDFNSSGWPIGVNKGSRNDNIGRGTLGCTSVWNYIMNDSPLSSESADTDYQSYRHSGNSQCSYILRTNGDTAGRTAAELGIRYNSTDGSVTACGQLVGSNC